One Thunnus maccoyii chromosome 14, fThuMac1.1, whole genome shotgun sequence genomic window carries:
- the six3a gene encoding homeobox protein SIX3a has translation MVFRSPLELYPSHFFLPNFADRPLLLANSAPTTRSPEDLSMFQLPTLNFSPEQVASVCETLEETGDIERLGRFLWSLPVAPGACEAINKHESILRARAVVAFHTGNFRDLYHILENHKFTKDSHGKLQAMWLEAHYQEAEKLRGRPLGPVDKYRVRKKFPLPRTIWDGEQKTHCFKERTRSLLREWYLQDPYPNPSKKRELAQATGLTPTQVGNWFKNRRQRDRAAAAKNRLQHQAIGPTGMRSLSEAGLTPHSSAESPSTAASPTTSVSSMTERVDTGTSILSVTSSDSECDV, from the exons ATGGTTTTCAGATCCCCTTTAGAGCTTTATCCCTCCCATTTCTTCCTGCCAAACTTCGCTGATCGCCCTCTGCTACTGGCGAACAGCGCTCCCACCACCAGGTCTCCAGAAGACTTGTCCATGTTTCAGCTACCGACACTCAACTTCTCCCCGGAGCAGGTGGCAAGCGTCTGCGAGACGCTGGAGGAGACCGGGGACATCGAACGGCTGGGCCGCTTTCTGTGGTCCCTGCCCGTGGCTCCGGGAGCGTGCGAGGCGATCAACAAGCACGAGTCCATCCTGCGCGCCCGGGCCGTGGTGGCGTTCCACACGGGGAATTTCAGAGACCTCTACCACATCCTGGAGAACCACAAGTTCACCAAGGACTCACACGGCAAACTGCAGGCCATGTGGCTGGAAGCGCACTACCAGGAGGCCGAGAAGCTCCGCGGTCGTCCCCTCGGACCGGTCGATAAGTACCGAGTGCGGAAGAAGTTTCCGCTGCCTCGGACCATCTGGGACGGTGAGCAGAAGACGCACTGTTTCAAAGAGCGGACACGGAGCCTGCTGAGGGAGTGGTACCTTCAGGACCCATATCCAAATCCCAGCAAGAAAAGGGAACTGGCTCAAGCCACTGGACTCACTCCTACACAGGTCGGAAACTGGTTTAAAAACCGGAGGCAACGAGACAGAGCCGCGGCGGCCAAAAACAG gCTCCAGCACCAAGCAATAGGACCGACCGGTATGAGGTCCCTCTCAGAGGCCGGGCTCACCCCTCACAGCTCGGCAGAGTCGCCTTCAACCGCGGCCAGTCCCACCACCAGCGTTTCCAGTATGACAGAGAGAGTTGATACTGGGACGTCCATCCTGTCCGTCACATCCAGTGACTCGGAGTGCGATGTATGA